GGCAATAATCTAAGAGGTGCAACAAGCACCAACGGTACAGACATTTGGGTGTCTGGAACTCCGGGAAGCATTAAATACACCACTAAAGGAGCAACTACGTCTGTATCTGTTACCGACAGTCCTTCCAATACACGTACCGTAAATGTTTTTAACGGGCAACTTTATGGAAGTTCTGCAAGCGGAACTTATTTAGGAGTTTTCTCTGTAGGAAGTGGTGCTCCATCTACCTATGCAGCAGGTGCTTCAAGTATTTTGAATGGTTTTCCCCGAGCTAAAATCGGTTCAGTAACTCCAAGTGAATATGGTTTTGCTGTAAACCCATCTACTACTATTGTTTATGTAGCAGATGATAACTCTACTGCCAATAATGGTGGCATTCAAAAATGGACATTAAGCGGTGGTGTATGGTCGATGGCATATGTATTAAATTCAGGTTTAAGTGCAGGAGCAAGATCTGTTATCGTTGACTGGAGCGGCGCTAATCCTGTTATTTATGCAATCACTGCAGATGCTACCAACAAATTGGTAAAAGTTACCGATGCAGGTTCATCATCAGCTTTTTCTACTTTAGTTACAGCAAGCGCCAATTATGTTTTTCGTGGATTGGCTTTTGCTCCGGAAGATGCGCCAGTGCCTGTTAAGTTAACGAGTTTCACTGCGGTTAGCAATACCAATGCAGTTCAATTACATTGGATCACAGCACAGGAAATAAACACTAAAGAATTCACTGTTGAAAAAAGCATTGATGGCATGAGTTTTACAGCCATTTCAAAAACCAATGCAGCAGGAAATACCGGCACAACTCATAATTATCAATCAGTTGATAATAACCCTTCTGCAGGCACCAGCTATTACAGGTTAGTAACAACAGACATAGATGGCAATCTTTCTTACAGCGATATTGTGAAAGTTAGATACAGTGAAAATATTTCTATATTCCCTAACCCTGTTAAAGATCAATTTACTATTTCTCATCCTGCAAGTACGAATGCAATTTTAAGCATTTCTGATATTCAAGGTAAAAGATTGAGATTGGTAACCATAACAAACGGCAGCACTTCTACAAAAGTTTCTGTAAACGGTCTTTCAAAAGGCCAGTATATAATTAAATACAGTGACAAAAATAGTGTTACAATAAAAACATTGATAAAAGAATAATACGCATAAGCAATTGATTTAGAAGCCGGCTGAACAGCCGGCTTTCTTTTTATAGTAAAAAGTCAAAAATTTGGGTTAAACATCAAATTTTAGTTTATAAAACATATCTTTGGCGTTCCAAATAGTTTGATCTTAGTATCCGGTTTTTTTACGATAAAAATCGTTGTAAGAGCATAAAAGGCTCTTATTTATCCTCTTCCATTTCCTCTTAATAACCAGTTATTTCTCCAATTCTCCTGCGTTACCGCTTGATGCCTACTTAACCGATCATTTAATCATTTAAAAACAAGAAATGAAAAAATTATTTACACTTGCCTGCCTTACACTCTATGCCGGATTACATGTAATAGCACAATGCCCTAACAATATAAGGGTTCAGAATATTACATTACCTACTTGCGGCAGTTCAAACGGAAAGTTTGATGTACTTATAGAAAATCACGGCTCATCTACTATACAGGTTAGTATTAACGGTGGTGCCAATTTTACAAGTACTACCGGAAGTTCTATTACTTTTAATAACCTTACTTCCAACCTGTATAATATCATTGTTAGACAATCAGGTAGCTCCACTAATTGTCAAACATTAAAATTTATACTCCGCTCCGATTATGGCAGTGGTTATACAGCAACAGCTACTAATGCAACAGGATGTAATGCTACCGGCTCTATTAAAATTGGAGGCGGTGTATTGTCTACCGATTCTGTAGCATGGCTATCCAACGTAAAGCCAAACTTTGTAACAGCGGGTTCTTTAACGAACAATACTATTTCCAATCTTATTCCCGGGCAATATTATGTGGTATTTAAAAGTGCTTCCGGCGGACAGTACTGCTATTCTACTCACTCAGTAACTATTGGCAATAGCGGAACAGCTTGCCCTGCACCAACTTTCTGCGGTAATGCAACAGATCCATCCAATCTTTATCCGAACGGAACTTTTGGTTCAGGCGGAAATGCAGATGGAACAAATGCACAAATTAACGGCCCGGCATTAGCGGATGGCATTACACAATATACCTATCAGCCTTTAGGTATAAATGCTCCGCAAGATGGATGTTATGCTATAGCTAATAATACTTTTGCAGGATCAGATATAGGGACGACTCCTTTTAATGGAGGATGGTATGATGGATACGATCATGATTATGTGGTAACCGGTCAAAAGAATGGTTATCAAATGGTAGTGAATGCCAGCTTTGACCCGGATATTGTATTACAGCAAACAGTCACCGATCTTTGCCCTGATAAAAAATATCAATTCAGTGCATATATAAGAAACCTTAAAACAGATCCTACCAGCATACCTGCAAATCTTTCTTTCCTGATCAACGGAGTAGGATTATATTCAACCGGAGACATTGCCGGAGGAAATCGTGACTGGAGACAGATCGGCTTTACTTTTCAACCAACCGGAACAACAGCTACTCTTAGCATTAGAAATAATGCGCCGGGTGGATCCGGTAACGACTGGGCTTTGGATGATATTTATATGGGTACCTGCATACCATCTATTAAGCTTAATCCAATTATTGTTCCCTGCGATAACCCTCCTACACAGGCAACTGCAACATTAACAGACGGCAGTCATTTATATGACACCTATCAATGGCAGGTAAATAAGGCAGATGGCAATGGATTTGTGAATATTGGAAATGTAGAGACAGGTACATATGCAGCAGATACGTTATTGGCAATAGTTGCTCTCCCTTCAGATCTGGGCACTAATCCTAATACTTACTTTGGATGGCAATACAGAATAGTAGTTGGTACCAGTGCTACTGACCTAACTTCTGCAAGCTGCTCTTACACTACTTCACAACGCTTGATCTTACAAAACTGCGGATTAGTATTACCGGTTAAGATCACGAATATCACTGCTGCTTCAGTGGATGGAAAAGGTAAAGTGAATTGGCAGGTTGGAGAACAATCCAATGTATTTATGTATGAGGTACAAAAAAGTACTGACGGAAAAAATTATACCCGTTTGGCTTTAGTAGATCCTAAACAAGGCTCTGTTGCTAATTACGAAGCAATCGATAACGATCTAAGCGTTGGTGTTACTTATTATCGTGTTAAGGAAGTAGATCAAAATGGAACAATGCTGTTCAGCAAAATTGTAACGATCAATAATTCAAACAATGCCGCTGCAAACATCTTCATCTATCCTAATCCAAGCAGCAACGATCTGTTTATTCAATTGCCGTCAAACAAAAAGATAAAAAATGCTATTATCTTGAATGCCATTGGGCAACAAGTATTGGCTACCGGTAATTTGAATGATGTAGTGAACCATATCGGTATCAGCAAATTTGCTCCGGGACTTTATACACTTAAAGTTATTACTACAGCAAATGAGATCATAAATACCAAGTTTATAAAAAAATAGGCCACTAAACTTTTATGCTATAAAGCCACTCGATCGAGTGGCTTTATTATTTGCATATAAACGTAAGTAATTTGAATCCTGTATTAACATTTATAAAAAATAATCTCTTTTTTGCTTTTTATTTAGAATTTGTTTTTTATCTTTATTTACGAAACACATCGTATTATGAACAATTCAAAAATTAAACCTACAGAGAGTGAGGTAGAAATTTTGCAGGTATTATGGGATAAGCAGGTGGCTACTGTTAGAGAAGTGCATGAAGAGCTTACAAAAACCAAGGATGCCGGCTATACCACTACCCTTAAGCTAATGCAGATCATGTTTGAAAAAGGTTTAGTAACCCGCGACAGCAGCAATAAAACACATACGTATCAACCCGCTGTAAGCAAAGAAAACACTCAAAATCTTTTTTTAAATAAGATGATAGACTCTTTATTTTCAGGCTCCCCGGCACAATTGATCATGCAGGCATTGGGCAATCACAAAGCATCGCCACAGGAGCTGAATGAGATAAGAAATTATTTAAACAGCATGAAATAACAGGTTATGCAACCAATAACTGCCGATTCATTTTTATTACAAGCTGTCGGATGGGCTATAATCAATAGCCTGTGGCAGGTTGGCATTTTATGGCTTCTTTATAGATCAATAATAGCTATTAATAAAAATTTATCTGCTGTTTTTAAATACCTCTTAGGTTCAACTTTAATTATTACTTCTTTTATTTGGTTTACAATAACGATAATTAAAACCTATTCTTCGCTAAATAATTCAATTGCCGTTTCCGAAATATTTTTTAATAAAGAGCAACTACTAAGTTTTCAACAATGGACAAACCTGCTTCCATACATATCTGATGCTTATTTGTTGCTGCTTCTTTTTTTTCTATGTCGTTTTTTTATTGGATACCGCAGTACTATTTTATTGCAAAAGAATGAAATGTCAAAAGTTTCTTTTGACACAAGGATGTTTGTAAGAAATACTGCTTCAGCTATTGGAATTAAAAAAAATGTACAGGTCTGGTTATCGAAAAATATTGATGTGCCTTCTGTTATTGGCTTTGTAAAACCTATCATATTACTGCCTGTGGCAGCTGTTAATCAACTTAGCACAAAACAATTGGAGGCTGTTTTGTTGCATGAACTGGCACATATAAAACGCCACGATTTTTTATTGAATCTTATTCAAACATTCATTGGCACATTGTTATTCTTTAATCCTTTTGTTTTATTACTAAGCAAACAGGTTAAGAAAGAAAGAGAAAACTGTTGTGATGACTGGGTAATGAATTATCAATATAGCAGGCACGACTATGCGAATGCGTTGTTACTCCTGGAAACACAGCGTTATCAGCAAGTTCAATTAGCAATGGCGGCTACCGGTAAAAACGGACTTTTAAAAAGGATACAACGCCTTTTTATTATTGAGCCCAAAACAACGATCAGTATTTCGCAAAGAATACAAGTAGCGGTTATATCGCTAATGCTTTTATTAGGGATCAGCTGCTTATTCTTCTCTCCTGTCTCTAAAAATAATACAGCCTCTCAAACTGGTATTTCAATATCAAAAGACCAGTTTCTTTCAAGCAAACCTTTTTTTATAAAATATCAGCCTATAGAAGAAAAAGTTGTCCAGCTTACACCTGCGCCTTCTGTTACGCCACTAAAAGCCAAAGTTATTCGTCAAAATAAAACTACTGTTGTAAACAAACAGGATGAAGGTTATACCATTGCTATTATCAATACAAATCTGCTAAAAAGGAAAAAACAGGAAACAGCAATTATTCCTGTAGTAAACAAAGAACCCGAAAAAGAATATTATATTAAGGTAGAAGAACAGCAATCCGGTAACAAAGACATGAAAGTGTATTATTATGAACTAAAGAAGGATAATAATAAAACCTCTGTTGAGCCTATTATGATATTGCAAACACCCGTTAAGAAAGAAGCGATTAAAGCAGATACTACTACCATTAACAAAAAAATTACTTCGTAAAGAATTTTCTCTTTCAATACTTCTTAGTTTAGTTAAATTGGATACAGTCTCAACAACTATCTTAAATTGTTTGCTTTCTTTAAACAATCTTTTCTCTATTCTGTTCTTACAACCATAAAAATTAAAACGTAATGAACAATCAACAACTTTCTGTAAAAATGATATTGGATGCATGGAATGCACAGCTTAAAAACGCCAATAAATTATTTGACACCTTAACGGATGACCAATTTACGGAAGAAGTAGCTCCCGATAGAAACACCGGAACTTATCTATTAGGTCATTTAGTGGCAGTACATGATGGCTTATTATCATTACTTGGCTTTGGTCAAAAACTATTTCCTGAGTTAGAAGAGCCTTTTATAAAAACACCCAACAAATCAGGACAAACATTTCCTCCTGTAAAAGAATTAAAAGAAAAATGGCAAACGGTAAATGCAGCATTGGACCAACATTTCAACAAATTGACTCCTGAAGAATGGTTTCAAAAACATACCGCTGTTTCAGAGGAAGATTTTGCAAAAGAGCCACATCGCAACCGTTTAAACGTTGTTATCAGCAGAACCAATCATTTGGCTAATCATTTAGGGCAATTGATCTTCTTAAAAAAATAGAACAGCAACTAAGAATAACGAAATATCTATCAAACAAAAAGGCTTCTGTAATTACAGAAGCCTTTCTTATAAAACAATAATTCAGTACATTCTAAAAAACATTGTAGGCCAAGCTCACATAGTACAATCCCCCGATAGATGGGTTGCCATAAGCCGTAGTATAATAATGATTCAACAAGTTTGTAGCGCCGATCTTTATCATCGATTTTGTTTTCATCAACTTATAACTAACCTGTGCATCTAAAGTGCTGAAAGCAGTATTGATACCTTGTTTAAAATCACTTTGTGTATAGTACGCATCCTGCCAACGCCATAATACATTAAAGCCAAAAACCTTTTTTCTTCCTAAGCCCGAATTACCTAAGGAAATATTGGCTCTGTTTTGAGGGGTACTGAAATAAGTAACAAAAGTAGGATCTGCATTATCGATATTATCGTTAGACCAGTTAATGCTAACATTATAATTATTGCCTATCAGATAATCTACACTTATTCCGCAACCATACGTATTTACTTTGTTAGGACTATTAACTGAAACCGAGAAACCGGTATAGGTATTCGGATTCGTAGGATCTATATCCTGCGGGTTGCCCGTTTTTGATTGCGCCACATTTATACGCCCGATAAAATCCTGGTACTTTGAAAAATAACCATACACATCTACCAGTAAATTTTTATTTACCAAAGCCTTGTACCCTGCTTCATAACTGTTAACCGATTCCGGCTTGTATGTTCCAAATTGTTGAATTTGTCCTGTAAGTGGATTAACAGGAGGATTGGTATCAAAATGATAAAACTCTCTTAAAGAAGGAAGCCCACCGATCAATCTTCCATCACCCACATTTAGGTTGATCCATTGATTTTGATTAGATGGGAAACGATAAGCATTTTGATAAGAAAGTCTTAAATACTGCCCTTCCGCTGCTTTAATAACAGCAGAAACACGGGGAGTAAATTTGCCATCAAAGTTTTCATTCTTATCATATCTACCTGAAACAGTCAATTTCAAAACATCATCAAAGAATTTTTTAGACAATTGCAGGTATGCACCGTATTCTGTTGTATTGATCGGACCGGTTGTATCTGCGAATAAAGTTCCCTGGGAGTTCAGGCGATATAAGCGATAGCTACCGCCTACTGTTACTTCAGCAAATTTTATAGCATCACCAAAATTATATTGACCATCTAACTGGTATAAACTTGTTCTATCTAAAAACTTACCGCCGTTAGGAATAGGAATAGCAGCTACCGAATCAAACACTTTGCTGAATTGTGCAGTTCCGGGAACCGGTCTTCCAATATCTGCAGCCGCACGTGCATTCGCAAAAGAAGCCGCTGCATTTCCGGTTAATGCAAATGATTGCACATAATTGCCTACATACTCAGGGAACCAGGTTGTACTTGGCTTCCATGCCTCATTAAATAATTGTGTATTCACTGTTGCATTGTATGCATCTCCTGAATTTTCCTGTGTAGTATATGCTCTTACAAACCATTTATCATTTCTTATTTCTAATTTATATTGCCCGATCTCTAAGTTCTTTAAAGCATATCTATCGCTACCTGTATATACTGAATTACCGGTACTGTAATTTGCGACAGCAGACAACTCTGTTCGTGGAGTTATTTTATAAAATAAACCTCCATTCAATCGCATCACTTTTGTAGTAGAGTTGATGATATCTTTTTCTGCATATCCTGTTCTTGAAACATTCTGATCGGGGATGATGCCGGCACGCAATCCTAAATTAAAAGGCACTAGCTGCGAAGCATATGGCTGTAATTGTGCAGGCAAATTACCTATATACTGCTGAATTTGTTGTGGTGTAGCGTTTACAGGCAAAAAGGTATTCATATTAGAAACAAGGTCGAATGTACCGCCTGTTGCTGCCAATACACCTTGTTGTATCTGGTTTTGAACAGAATTGGCAACATCCTGCATATTAGCACTTGTTTCATCGCCATACACATTCACACCATTATAATTTGGATCAGATGCTCTTGTACCCGGAATAGTAAATCCCTGGTTTCCTACACCTGTATAGTTTGTAGTGTCTGATGCTACCCAATCTTTAGCGGTCATATAGCTCAGATCCATTTTAAATGCAAACTTATCATTCACTTTTTGTCCCCAACGAACTGCTGCGTTGTAATAAGGTGATGCAGCGGCTGCCGGATCGTTCACATGCATTATACCTGCTTTAACTTCTGCGCTTACACCCTGGTATTTAAATGGATTTTTTGATGTAACCAGTAATGTACCATTCATACCTCCGGAACCATACAATGCTGAAGATGCTCCTTGTAGTAATTCTGCATTATCAACATCCAACTCGCTTGGGCCAACGATAGAACCTACTGAGAAATTTAAACCCGGCGCCTGGTTATCCATACCATCGGTAAATTGGTTGAACCGTGGATTACCGCTACCATTAAATCCTCTTGTTGTGAGCGATGAAAAGGTTAAGCTCGAATTCACCACATCAACACCTTTTAATGTTTTTACGATATCGTAGTAATCAGGAGCAGCGGCATTTCTAATACTCGCTGTTCCTAGTCTTTCAATGCTTACCGGCGAGACCAATATCTTTTCAGAAACACGGCTGGCAGCAACTACTATTTCCTGCCCCAGTGAACTGGCAGGCTTAAAGTCTACTGCCACTTTATCTGAAGCACTATTTACAGTTACTTCCTGCAATTCATATCCAATAGATGAAAAAATTAATGTAGCAGGAAATTTTGCTACTGTTAATTTAAAATTCCCTTTATCATCTGTAAATGTTCCGGTGGTACCTTCTTTTACTGTTACAGATACGGCACCAACTTTTTCTTTGGTAGCACTGTTAACAACAGTTCCCGAAACCGTATTTACTTGTGCAAATGAATAAACAGAGATCAGGGTAAAGGAAAGTAATAAAGAAAATAGGGATAGTATTTTTTTCATACGCATCGTTTTTAGTTATCTAAATATAAAGCAAAATAATAATTCTTTTGTATGACTTAGCTCATTTATTTATAACCAGATGTTGAAATTTTTTATTCAACTAATTTACTGTTTACAATTGTTGCAAGTACCTTCGCCGCATGGCAACATTCAATTTTCCCGATCAAACAAAATTTTATAGTGGTAAGGTAAGAGATGTGTATACCATAAATGACAAATGGCTGGTGATGGTTGCCAGCAACCGTATCTCTGCATTTGATGTGATATTACCCAAACCAATACCTTATAAAGGACAAGTATTAAATCAAATCGCTGCATACATGCTGAAAGCAACGGAAGATATTTGTCCTAACTGGTTGCTTTCTTCGCCTACACCCAATAGCTCGATCGGTAAAAAATGTGTGCCATTTAGGGTAGAGATGGTCGTTAGAGGGACTTTAACGGGACATGCATGGCGCACTTATAATAGTGGTAAACGTGAGCTATGTGGTGCTGTAATGCCTGATGGCTTAAAAGAAAACGACCTGTTCCCTTCTCCTATTATTACTCCTTCTACAAAAGCTGAGGAAGGACATGATGAAGATATTTCGAAAACAGAAATCATACAACGGGGAATAGTAAACGCAGAAGATTATGCTGTATTGGAAAAATACACATTGGAATTGTTTGAAAGAGGAAAACAAATTGCTGCTAAAAGAGGATTGATACTGGCTGATACCAAATATGAATTTGGCAAGATCGGCGATACCATTTATTTAATGGATGAAATTCATACACCGGATAGCAGCCGTTATTTTTATGCTGAGGGTTATGAAGAAAGACAAGCGAAAGGGGAAAAGCAAAAACAATTAAGTAAGGAATTCGTACGTGAGTGGTTAATTGCTAATAACTTCATGGGCAAAGAGGGACAAACAGTTCCTGAAATGAGCAATGAATGGATATCGACTATCAGCAATCGTTATATTGAACTTTATGAAAAAGTTATTGGTGAAAAATTTAAGCCCGAAGAATTAAGTGATAAAGAAACGGAAGAAAGAATTGTAGCAGCATTGCAGCAATTGTAAATTATTATTATTCCTTCTTTTCTCTAAATTCATCGGTAAAATGTTCTCTATGCTTTTCTTTAGAAAACTTTTCGGCATTATACATCTTCGAATTTCCCTTTGGTATTGAAAGCGAATGCCATTGATCTTTTTTGATCATCTTTCCTATAAAAACGATTTGCCCTGCATGAGAAGCAACGTGGGCTACACTTCTTATCAACGCTTCCATAACCGTATGCCCCATGTTTCTTATGTAGATGATCTTATCCAGGTCATCTTCCGTTAGAGAATCAATGGTATCGAAAACGCATTGCCAGGCTTCATTCCACTTATTTAATAATTCCTGTTTGGACATTACCCTATCTTCAAATTCTTCATCACGATCACGCCATGTTTTTTCTCCATCACTGGTAAGAAAGTCGGTAAACCGTGAAAGAAGATTTCCATATAAATGTTTTACAATAACAGCAATACTGTTACTTTCCTCATTATATTTCCAAAGTAACTCTTCTTCAGATAATTGATCAATGGTCTTATCCACAAGTGACTCGTAATACTCAAATTGCTTTTTTATACCTGTCAAATGTTCTGTCTGCATAGCAAAAGATTATTTATCGTTATTATTTTTCATCTCATTCAATCTTGGTCTTAATCGTTGCCTACTCTTATTAAACACCATTCTTCCTTTATCCACGCCTTTACGCAATTCCTTTTGTTGCTCTTTCGGAAGATTAATTACATCCTGGCATTCTTTACTGCAACAACCTTGATATTTTTCTGAACACTCATCACATTGAATGAACAATAGATGGCAACCTTCATTCTTACAATTAGTATGCGTATCAGCCGGCTTGCCGCATTGATGACATTGCGAAATAATTTCTTCTGTGATCCGCTCCCCCAGCCTGTTATCAAATACAAAGTTTTTCCCTTTGAATTTATTAGGAAGATCTTTCTCTTTTACACTATTGGCATAATTAATAATGCCACCTTCCAAATGAAAAACGTTTTTAAATCCTTGATGCAGCATATAAGCACTGGCTTTCTCACAACGAATGCCACCGGTACAATACATAATGATGTTCTTATCTTTATTGTCCTTCATCATATCTGCCGCCATGGGCAACTGCTCCCTGAATGTATCACTCGGGATCTCAATAGCATTATCAAAATGCCCCACTTCATATTCGTAATGATTGCGCATATCAATTACAATGGTATTTGCATCATTGGTCAATTCATTGAACTGTTGGGCAGTTACATACTTGCCTTTATTTTCCATATTAAAGGTTACGTCTTCAATTCCATCTGCTACAATTTTGTCACGTACTTTTATTTTCAATACCCAAAAAGATTTCCCATCGTCATCTACTGCAATATTCAATCGTATGCCATTCAATGGCGGAATAGAATACAGGTAATTCCTGAAAGCATCTACATTACTATCGGGCACACTTATTTGCGCATTGATACCTTCATGCGCTATATAAATGCGACCAAATACTTTAAGTACATCTAAAGCCTTATACATTTCATCCCGAAATGATTGTGGTTCTGCAATAAAAAAATAATGGTAAAAAGAAATGGTAGTGCGATGCTCCGTTTCTGCTAATAACTGCTTTTTAAGTTCCTCCTGGGAAACTCTGTTGTGTAATACTGCCATGTTTGAAATTTTAAGGACACTTGCCTGGTGAACAAAATTTCTTATTAATTAAGAGCTGCAAAGATAAGCCAATTGAGAAATTTTGGAATTGACAATTTCAGATTTAAAACTTGATAGTATTTGCAGGATCAACAGCGTTCACATTAATATGATCTCCAAGAATACCGCCGGTACCAATACAGAAGCTATGTATCAATGTTTTGTTTTGCCATCCCACCACATAATCTACCCGGAAGATCTTTAAGATATTTTCAAGACCGATAAAAACTTCCTCGTAATGGTTGTCTTTATTTACGTACAATGCATTGGCACCTGCTGTTAAATTCCAATCCCATTTTTTTATCAGTGGTATCTTATTCGTAAGCAATCCATTAAAATGATGATCGATATTTACAAAGCTGAAAAACTTATCCGTTGTACTGTTCACAAAATAATTCGCTAATTGAAAACTGCTTACATAAGCGCCTGCCAAAACAGAATTATTCGCATTAAAATGTTGGTAATCCTGTATGTCAACCGATCTGTTATTAATAAAACCGCCAATAGCTACGCGATATTTTAATAAGCCTGCTAATTTAAAATTCACATCATCATTAACCTCCAGTTTCCATTTATCAAAATCAGCATCACTGCCAAAAATATCCGGAACGCCCTTAGTATAATTAAATGTAAATGTAGGATAGTTCGAACCCAACGATACTTTCCTATCGGGAAACTGAATATATTTTTGCCCTGGCTTGAAACTGACCGTAGCGCTTAAAAGCAAAGCCTGGCTCCTGGTTATTTGTGATGGAATACGTTGAAAGGGATAGTTAGGGGTGATCTTTATTGATGACTTTGTAAAGATGGTAAAGTCGGTAGTGTTATCCATTGGTAGGCGATCTTCGTATAAAGCGTTTACACTTAACCGTAAGCCATTTTCCAACCTGCGGGCATACGTAATACTACCAAAATAATTCTCATAAAACTTAATATAATTATCTCCCCATAATAACGTTGATAAACTACTGTTCAACGTAGAAAGATTGTAATCTCTATTAAACTGGCTTACCCGTTTGCCTCCCGAGAATGACCATAACTGTCGTTTAATTTTTTGATCTTCGTCTAACCCACGTTGACGAAAATTAATGTCTAACCAACCGTTCAAATGTGTGTTGCTAAATCCATAACGCACATGAGGCTCTATAGACAATCTTGTTTTTTGTTTGCCTATTGTCTTCCTGTAAAAGCCATTTATATTCAAAGCAAAACCTTCCGCAGGATTATATTCCAATACAGGTAGCAATGCTTCAACACCCCAATCATATCGATTGGTTACACTATAATGTGTTCTATCTATACCCTGCCATATAACAGTATATGGCTTTAACGGACCTTGTTTTCTTTTTAGCGAATCAACTTTCGCCTGCGTCCATGCTGTATCACTATTCTTATCAAATAAACTGTCTTTCACTTCGTAATCCAATGCTTCTTCTCTTTCTAACGGCACCGGGCGTGAAGTATCCCAAAATGTTTTTGGTTTCTTATTTACACCCGTATCATACTTTATAATTACATTATCAAAATACTTTTTTGGAAAAGAGGGATCTATACTATAGTTAGAATACACGCTTAAAAAATTTC
The Ferruginibacter albus DNA segment above includes these coding regions:
- a CDS encoding DUF5686 and carboxypeptidase regulatory-like domain-containing protein produces the protein MKKIILFFALFICLRSSAQKIYGIVLNNTGDLLPYSSISIKGTTIGAGANVNAKFSISVSPGTYTVVCQHIGFAAQEKSITVGKGEEVNTSFVLSEQKYTMKEVIVKTNGEDPAYEVIRQAIKKREEYNKQVNSFQCELYSKNLIKLKNLPGKIFGKKISEDDKTEMGVDSTGKGIIYLSESNSKISFQQQDKLKVEVTSTRVSGSNDFGFTFLTFINLYQNNVTLFTDKFNPRGFISPIANGALNFYKYKFLGSFWENGKEINAIKVIPKRAYEPLFSGIINITEGDWRIHSVDLVLTRTTQLQILDTLKLTQFHVAVTDDVWRVKNQLINFDLNQLGIGLGGNFLSVYSNYSIDPSFPKKYFDNVIIKYDTGVNKKPKTFWDTSRPVPLEREEALDYEVKDSLFDKNSDTAWTQAKVDSLKRKQGPLKPYTVIWQGIDRTHYSVTNRYDWGVEALLPVLEYNPAEGFALNINGFYRKTIGKQKTRLSIEPHVRYGFSNTHLNGWLDINFRQRGLDEDQKIKRQLWSFSGGKRVSQFNRDYNLSTLNSSLSTLLWGDNYIKFYENYFGSITYARRLENGLRLSVNALYEDRLPMDNTTDFTIFTKSSIKITPNYPFQRIPSQITRSQALLLSATVSFKPGQKYIQFPDRKVSLGSNYPTFTFNYTKGVPDIFGSDADFDKWKLEVNDDVNFKLAGLLKYRVAIGGFINNRSVDIQDYQHFNANNSVLAGAYVSSFQLANYFVNSTTDKFFSFVNIDHHFNGLLTNKIPLIKKWDWNLTAGANALYVNKDNHYEEVFIGLENILKIFRVDYVVGWQNKTLIHSFCIGTGGILGDHINVNAVDPANTIKF